In one uncultured Methanoregula sp. genomic region, the following are encoded:
- a CDS encoding RNase P subunit p30 family protein, with product MKITDAAVFVHPSGDSSVRRMALEAKALGFDSIVAMDAPSCEYVGITVYAGRCIRDRAMRDVIARVKQARATDAVISVQAGDNGFNRAALGLKGVHILRGIQSADKMAFDHVAARMAADNRVAIDLDLSVIISTRGIARQRAIHRYLDILVLEQRFEFPLTLSSHARSILDMRSTREITGLCSLLGMDTDDVARALGGIGILETPAPAAVRVIG from the coding sequence ATGAAGATCACCGATGCAGCAGTTTTTGTGCACCCGTCCGGTGACTCGTCTGTCCGCAGGATGGCACTTGAAGCAAAGGCCCTTGGCTTTGACAGTATCGTTGCCATGGATGCACCTTCGTGCGAATATGTGGGTATAACCGTCTACGCCGGTCGCTGCATCCGTGACCGTGCAATGCGGGACGTAATCGCACGGGTCAAACAGGCCCGGGCTACGGATGCTGTCATCTCGGTCCAGGCCGGTGACAACGGGTTCAACCGGGCAGCGCTCGGTCTCAAGGGTGTGCATATCCTCCGCGGGATCCAGTCTGCCGATAAGATGGCATTCGATCACGTTGCTGCCAGGATGGCGGCTGATAACCGGGTGGCAATTGACCTTGATCTTTCGGTCATCATCTCCACCAGGGGTATAGCAAGGCAGCGGGCGATCCACCGCTACCTGGATATCCTTGTCCTGGAACAGCGTTTTGAGTTCCCGCTGACACTCTCGTCGCATGCCCGGTCAATTCTCGACATGCGGTCCACCCGGGAGATCACGGGTCTCTGCTCCCTTCTCGGCATGGACACGGATGATGTGGCCCGGGCCCTTGGCGGCATCGGGATTCTCGAGACCCCTGCCCCGGCAGCAGTGCGGGTGATCGGATGA
- the thsA gene encoding thermosome subunit alpha, with translation MSQQLGGQPIIIVREGTTKSSGQDAQNSNIAAAKAVAAAVRSTLGPRGMDKMLIDGIGEITITNDGVTILKEMDIEHPAAKMIVEVAKTQDAEVGDGTTTSVIIAGELLKNAEGLLAQSVHPTVIAEGYRMAAAKALVILDGIAITVKPTDMAMLKKIAGTALTGKNAEVSRDLLSDIIVRAVTSVMDPDGKADLAHINVEKKVGSSTDDTELVEGMVIDKERAHPSMPESVKNAKILILNTALEFKKTDVNAKINMTTPEQVQAFLDEEEHMVRGMVDKVVASGATVVFCQKGIDDVAQHYLAKAGILATRRVKKSDGDNLARATGATIVNSIDTITSKDLGTAGLVEERKVSGGEMIFVSKCRNPKAVSIIVRGGTEHVVDELERAIHDALMVVSVVVEGKKIVAGGGAPETELSLRLREYAASVGGRVQLAIEAFAAAMEVIPRTLAENAGLDAIDMLVDMRAVHESGKKTYGVDADAKKPSDMLKAGVVEPLRVKTQAISSAAEAAVMILRIDDVIAASKSAAPGGGMPPGGMGGMPPGMGGY, from the coding sequence ATGTCACAACAACTCGGGGGACAACCCATCATCATTGTCAGGGAAGGAACTACGAAGAGCAGCGGGCAGGATGCCCAGAACAGCAATATTGCCGCAGCAAAGGCTGTGGCAGCGGCAGTCCGCTCAACACTCGGTCCACGGGGAATGGACAAGATGCTCATCGACGGGATAGGGGAAATCACCATCACGAACGACGGGGTCACCATATTAAAAGAGATGGATATCGAACACCCGGCAGCCAAGATGATTGTCGAGGTAGCCAAGACCCAGGATGCTGAAGTAGGCGATGGTACCACGACATCGGTCATCATTGCCGGCGAACTGCTGAAGAATGCCGAGGGGCTTCTCGCCCAGAGCGTTCACCCGACCGTTATTGCCGAAGGCTACCGGATGGCCGCGGCAAAGGCACTTGTTATTCTCGACGGGATCGCCATTACCGTGAAGCCGACGGATATGGCAATGCTCAAAAAGATTGCCGGCACCGCGCTGACCGGCAAGAATGCCGAGGTTTCCCGGGATCTTCTCAGCGATATTATTGTCAGGGCAGTAACCTCGGTTATGGATCCTGACGGCAAAGCGGATCTCGCCCATATCAATGTGGAGAAGAAAGTCGGTTCATCTACGGATGACACCGAACTTGTCGAAGGCATGGTCATCGACAAGGAACGTGCCCACCCGTCCATGCCTGAATCAGTGAAGAATGCGAAGATCCTGATCCTCAATACAGCCCTCGAGTTCAAGAAGACTGACGTGAATGCGAAGATCAATATGACCACGCCGGAACAGGTGCAGGCATTCCTCGACGAGGAGGAGCATATGGTCCGTGGAATGGTGGACAAGGTTGTGGCAAGCGGGGCAACCGTAGTCTTCTGCCAGAAAGGAATCGACGATGTTGCACAGCACTACCTTGCAAAGGCCGGCATTCTCGCCACCCGCAGGGTCAAGAAGAGCGACGGGGATAACCTTGCCCGGGCAACGGGGGCAACCATCGTCAACAGTATCGATACCATCACCTCAAAGGATCTCGGAACTGCCGGGCTTGTCGAGGAACGGAAAGTCTCCGGCGGCGAGATGATCTTCGTCTCGAAATGCAGGAACCCAAAAGCGGTTTCTATCATCGTCAGGGGCGGAACGGAGCACGTGGTCGACGAACTCGAACGCGCCATCCACGACGCGCTCATGGTCGTATCCGTAGTGGTGGAAGGAAAGAAGATCGTTGCCGGCGGCGGGGCACCCGAGACTGAACTCTCGCTCCGTCTCCGTGAATATGCAGCCAGTGTCGGCGGTCGTGTCCAGCTGGCTATCGAGGCATTTGCCGCAGCAATGGAAGTCATCCCACGGACGCTCGCAGAGAATGCCGGGCTTGATGCAATTGACATGCTCGTGGATATGCGGGCAGTACACGAATCCGGGAAAAAGACATACGGTGTTGACGCCGATGCCAAGAAACCGTCAGACATGCTCAAGGCCGGCGTTGTCGAACCCCTGAGGGTCAAGACACAGGCAATCTCAAGCGCAGCCGAAGCTGCCGTCATGATCCTGCGGATTGATGATGTCATCGCCGCCTCAAAGTCCGCTGCACCCGGTGGCGGGATGCCACCCGGCGGAATGGGCGGCATGCCCCCGGGCATGGGCGGATATTAA
- a CDS encoding nascent polypeptide-associated complex protein has translation MLPGNINPRQMKAMMKKLGMNVEQIEDVQSIVIRTPKGNWVFDSAEVSAMTMQGTTSYQITGEPRFIPAEIEIPAEDITMVAAQANVPVEKAKEALVATKGDIAEAIMRLAQ, from the coding sequence ATGCTTCCGGGAAACATCAATCCACGCCAGATGAAGGCGATGATGAAGAAGCTCGGCATGAACGTCGAGCAGATTGAAGACGTGCAGAGTATTGTTATCAGGACACCCAAGGGCAACTGGGTCTTCGATTCTGCCGAAGTTTCGGCGATGACCATGCAGGGCACCACCAGTTACCAGATCACGGGCGAGCCCCGGTTCATACCGGCGGAGATAGAGATCCCGGCAGAGGATATTACGATGGTGGCCGCCCAGGCAAACGTACCCGTGGAGAAAGCAAAGGAGGCCCTTGTTGCAACAAAGGGCGATATTGCTGAAGCTATCATGCGGCTTGCGCAGTGA
- a CDS encoding 50S ribosomal protein L15e gives MVKSMYAFVREAWKVPADSGVKELLWNRMQEWRREGSVVRIERPTRIDRARSLGYKAKQGIAVARVQVRRGGRRASRYVRARRSARMGKNRLTAGKSIQRIAEERASKKFPNMEVLNSYWVGQDGKLKYYEVILVDGHHPSIRADKNLKWLASPTHRGRAERGKTQAGLKGRGMLTRGKGTEKTRPSIRSHANQGK, from the coding sequence ATGGTAAAATCAATGTACGCCTTCGTCAGGGAGGCATGGAAAGTACCGGCAGACAGCGGGGTCAAGGAGCTCCTCTGGAACCGTATGCAGGAATGGCGCCGTGAGGGCAGCGTTGTCCGTATCGAACGGCCGACCCGTATCGACCGCGCACGCTCGCTCGGGTACAAGGCAAAGCAGGGTATTGCCGTTGCACGTGTCCAGGTACGCCGCGGAGGCCGCCGGGCATCCCGGTATGTCCGCGCACGCCGGTCAGCCCGCATGGGCAAGAACCGCCTCACCGCCGGCAAGAGCATCCAGCGCATTGCCGAAGAGCGCGCATCCAAGAAATTCCCCAACATGGAAGTGCTCAACTCCTACTGGGTAGGGCAGGACGGGAAACTGAAATACTACGAGGTCATCCTCGTCGACGGTCACCACCCCTCTATCCGGGCAGACAAGAACCTGAAGTGGCTTGCAAGCCCGACTCACCGCGGCCGTGCCGAGCGCGGCAAGACCCAGGCCGGTCTCAAGGGCCGGGGTATGCTGACAAGAGGCAAAGGTACCGAGAAGACCCGCCCCAGCATCCGCTCGCATGCAAACCAGGGCAAATAA
- a CDS encoding DHH family phosphoesterase: protein MGFSDDVKAAAEQILSAPEITIISHIDADGIASETVLSQAISRQGISVRSVFVRQLEPLTMPQVPSDPSLKIFSDLGAGQQNLLAERGLLEKDVIIVDHHVSQPCNISYTQVNCLPYGHTRMSAAGVCYLIAKEMDEANADLAKLAIIGNVGDMMAREKCGLVGPARDIIVEDGIRSGNVEVHRKDLNCYGTATRPLHLSLAYNDDPFIKGISNNPEGARQFLKRLGIRQQTESGRWYVWEEIPLEEKRIIISALAEQLIANGDPVDRLLAETYGFPGEIPRTPLRNAQEYATMLNACGRWSKPQTGGAILRGDRGAAYRDAEHMLNNHRAIIRNLLQYIIDTGVKELENLQWLHVGGRYPDTIVGIGAGMALSKLNSKKPILIMCEVPEDPNLTKVSMRTTERVVEKGIDLQQALSDASAEYGGGGGGHKIAAGAYIPKTAEEEFVNRVNRILGEQFAAAGPDHR from the coding sequence ATGGGTTTTAGCGATGATGTAAAAGCAGCCGCAGAACAGATCCTCTCGGCACCGGAAATTACCATCATCTCCCACATCGATGCCGATGGCATTGCCAGCGAGACTGTCCTGTCGCAGGCCATATCACGGCAGGGTATTTCTGTCCGATCGGTTTTTGTGCGCCAGCTCGAGCCCCTCACCATGCCGCAGGTTCCCTCGGACCCGTCCCTGAAGATCTTCTCGGATCTTGGCGCCGGCCAGCAGAACCTGCTCGCGGAGCGGGGGCTTTTGGAAAAGGACGTGATCATTGTCGACCACCACGTCAGCCAGCCCTGCAATATATCCTACACGCAGGTCAACTGCCTGCCATATGGCCATACCCGCATGAGTGCTGCCGGAGTCTGCTACCTCATAGCAAAGGAAATGGATGAGGCAAACGCAGACCTTGCCAAGCTTGCCATCATCGGCAACGTCGGCGACATGATGGCACGGGAAAAATGCGGGCTTGTCGGCCCGGCCCGGGATATCATTGTTGAGGACGGGATCCGTAGCGGCAACGTCGAAGTGCACAGGAAAGATCTCAATTGTTACGGCACTGCCACCCGCCCGCTCCACCTCTCGCTGGCATATAACGACGACCCGTTCATCAAAGGGATCAGCAACAATCCCGAAGGGGCCCGCCAGTTTTTGAAAAGACTCGGGATCCGCCAGCAGACCGAGAGCGGGAGGTGGTATGTCTGGGAAGAGATCCCGCTCGAGGAGAAGCGCATAATCATCTCTGCGCTTGCCGAACAGCTCATCGCCAACGGCGACCCGGTGGACCGGCTCCTTGCGGAGACCTACGGTTTCCCGGGCGAGATCCCACGGACACCCCTGCGGAATGCACAGGAATACGCAACCATGCTCAATGCCTGCGGGCGGTGGTCGAAACCCCAGACCGGCGGCGCGATCCTCCGGGGCGACCGCGGGGCTGCATACCGCGATGCCGAGCATATGCTCAACAATCACCGGGCCATTATCCGGAACCTGCTCCAGTACATTATAGATACCGGGGTTAAGGAACTCGAAAACCTGCAGTGGCTTCATGTTGGCGGACGATATCCCGACACCATTGTAGGCATCGGGGCCGGGATGGCTCTCTCGAAACTGAACAGTAAAAAACCCATCCTGATCATGTGCGAGGTGCCGGAGGATCCGAACCTCACGAAGGTCTCTATGCGGACCACGGAGCGGGTCGTGGAGAAAGGTATCGACCTCCAGCAGGCCCTGAGCGATGCATCGGCAGAGTACGGCGGCGGGGGCGGCGGGCATAAGATCGCGGCGGGAGCGTATATCCCGAAAACGGCAGAAGAGGAGTTTGTCAATCGTGTCAACAGGATACTCGGAGAACAGTTCGCTGCGGCGGGTCCAGACCATCGCTGA
- a CDS encoding methyltransferase domain-containing protein: MIEAGDRVLLVGEGREFFVKAGPGKLGTDKGQLDLESIVGKAGGDVVTTHNGSAFTVRIPRPTDFFTYGKRSGAPMLPKDIGLVIAYTGMNHNDDVLDAGTGSGIAAIYFGGVAKTVKTYEIRPEFSALAMKNITESKLTNVEAVAKDFLDAEGSFDVIHLDLQIQTEHVTHAFSLLRSGGYLACYTPFLEQMAIVVDAATPLFREVHTHELIEREMTRSKRGTRPSTSVSHSGYVTIARK; this comes from the coding sequence ATGATCGAAGCGGGCGATCGTGTCCTTCTCGTCGGGGAAGGCAGGGAATTTTTTGTTAAGGCCGGTCCGGGAAAACTCGGCACCGACAAGGGCCAGCTCGACCTCGAATCCATTGTCGGGAAAGCCGGCGGGGATGTGGTCACCACCCATAACGGTTCGGCGTTCACCGTCCGTATCCCGCGGCCAACGGATTTCTTCACGTACGGCAAGCGTTCGGGTGCACCCATGCTGCCAAAAGATATCGGCCTCGTTATTGCCTATACGGGCATGAACCATAACGATGACGTCCTCGATGCCGGCACGGGCAGCGGGATTGCAGCTATCTACTTCGGGGGCGTGGCAAAGACCGTGAAGACCTACGAGATCCGCCCGGAATTCTCAGCCCTCGCAATGAAGAACATCACCGAGTCGAAACTCACCAATGTCGAAGCGGTGGCAAAGGATTTCCTCGACGCGGAGGGTTCGTTCGATGTGATCCACCTCGACCTCCAGATCCAGACGGAGCACGTGACCCACGCGTTCTCCCTGCTGCGCTCCGGCGGGTATCTCGCGTGCTACACGCCATTCCTGGAGCAGATGGCAATCGTCGTAGACGCTGCCACTCCACTGTTCCGCGAAGTGCACACGCACGAGTTGATCGAACGTGAGATGACCCGGTCGAAAAGGGGAACCCGGCCGTCTACTTCGGTGAGTCACTCGGGATATGTGACGATTGCGAGGAAATGA
- a CDS encoding Rpp14/Pop5 family protein, which translates to MTVRPPTLRENRRYILARVLPAGTPIDQKELYFAISDAVTSLCGDSVAAVITPAVVAAEGDFVFIRCRRGTERELSIALSTVTGCRETKLALRILAISGTMESLRERIRMMSPTPVVSAEQPALEPTTEPPCETPASPESIQEIQAPLREYEIGGITYTACHCDGQKVDVIEKGFKNTNRLFLTKEDLEKL; encoded by the coding sequence ATGACCGTCCGTCCACCCACCCTGCGGGAGAACCGACGCTATATCCTCGCCCGTGTCCTGCCTGCAGGCACTCCCATTGACCAGAAAGAGCTCTATTTCGCGATATCCGATGCCGTCACCTCTCTCTGCGGTGACAGTGTGGCGGCGGTGATCACTCCTGCAGTTGTCGCTGCCGAAGGTGACTTTGTTTTCATCCGGTGCCGGCGCGGGACCGAGCGGGAGCTCTCCATTGCGCTTTCGACCGTCACCGGTTGCCGCGAGACGAAGCTTGCCCTCCGTATCCTTGCCATTTCGGGCACCATGGAAAGCCTGAGGGAGCGCATCCGGATGATGTCTCCAACACCTGTTGTATCTGCAGAACAACCTGCCTTGGAACCTACAACAGAACCTCCATGCGAAACGCCTGCTTCTCCGGAATCTATTCAGGAAATTCAGGCACCTCTCCGGGAGTACGAGATTGGCGGAATTACTTACACAGCCTGCCATTGTGACGGTCAGAAGGTTGATGTAATTGAAAAGGGATTTAAAAATACAAACCGATTGTTCTTAACAAAAGAGGATCTGGAGAAATTATAA
- the psmA gene encoding archaeal proteasome endopeptidase complex subunit alpha, with the protein MQPQYQMGYDRAITVFSPDGRLYQVEYAREAVKRGTTAVGIKAKDGVVLIVDKRVSSKLLEASSIEKIFKIDEHIGVASSGLVGDARALVDRARVECQINRVSYDEPIEVEALSKKLCDHMQSLTQYGGIRPYGTALLIAGVSDGECRLFETDPSGTLLEYKATGIGIGRPAAMKVFEEEYSAEAEIKDVILLGLKALHSATEGKFDVDQVEIGVIGKENPVFRKMSREEVAAFVEQFKP; encoded by the coding sequence ATGCAACCACAATACCAGATGGGATACGACCGGGCGATTACTGTTTTTTCGCCCGACGGAAGGCTCTACCAGGTAGAGTACGCCCGTGAAGCAGTAAAGCGCGGAACAACCGCAGTCGGTATCAAGGCAAAAGACGGCGTTGTCCTCATTGTCGACAAGCGTGTCAGTTCAAAACTCCTTGAGGCATCCTCCATTGAGAAGATCTTCAAGATCGACGAGCACATCGGGGTTGCATCCTCCGGTCTTGTCGGCGATGCCCGGGCACTCGTTGACCGGGCCCGGGTGGAGTGCCAGATCAACCGCGTCTCGTACGACGAGCCGATCGAGGTCGAAGCCCTCTCCAAGAAACTCTGCGACCATATGCAGTCGCTCACCCAGTACGGGGGCATCCGCCCGTATGGCACCGCTCTCCTCATCGCTGGTGTCAGCGATGGCGAATGCAGGCTTTTCGAGACCGATCCTTCGGGCACGCTTCTCGAGTACAAGGCAACCGGTATCGGAATTGGCCGGCCTGCCGCCATGAAAGTCTTTGAAGAGGAGTACAGTGCCGAAGCCGAAATCAAGGATGTTATCCTTCTCGGACTCAAGGCACTTCACTCCGCCACGGAAGGCAAGTTCGATGTCGACCAGGTCGAGATCGGTGTGATCGGCAAGGAGAACCCGGTCTTCCGCAAGATGAGCCGGGAAGAAGTGGCCGCCTTTGTCGAGCAGTTCAAGCCGTGA
- a CDS encoding PUA domain-containing protein, whose amino-acid sequence MSTGYSENSSLRRVQTIADYQFGGNAGTALFPEGCGFLLSTTGRIRQILYGGVRLATVRASDGRLTLGIEGAKRLMACLPAPAYRVVIRDDVASFVAKGMNAFAKHVVAADPAIRAGDDVLVVAGDGRLIACGGAVVSGAEMLAFNYGVAVKVRQGSEKDASGKHQSTPDEGDDEEARHERRAD is encoded by the coding sequence GTGTCAACAGGATACTCGGAGAACAGTTCGCTGCGGCGGGTCCAGACCATCGCTGATTACCAGTTCGGCGGAAATGCGGGAACGGCCCTCTTTCCCGAGGGTTGCGGGTTTTTGCTCTCGACCACCGGGCGTATCCGCCAGATCCTGTATGGGGGGGTGCGCCTCGCAACAGTCCGGGCTTCTGACGGCCGGCTGACGCTGGGCATCGAAGGTGCAAAACGGCTCATGGCCTGCCTGCCGGCCCCGGCCTACCGGGTCGTCATCCGGGACGATGTTGCATCATTTGTCGCAAAGGGAATGAATGCATTTGCAAAGCACGTGGTAGCAGCAGACCCGGCAATCCGCGCGGGCGATGATGTTCTCGTTGTCGCGGGCGATGGCCGGCTTATCGCCTGCGGCGGTGCTGTGGTTTCGGGCGCCGAGATGCTTGCATTTAATTATGGAGTAGCCGTAAAAGTACGGCAGGGTAGTGAAAAAGATGCTTCCGGGAAACATCAATCCACGCCAGATGAAGGCGATGATGAAGAAGCTCGGCATGAACGTCGAGCAGATTGA
- the moaC gene encoding cyclic pyranopterin monophosphate synthase MoaC encodes MVEFTHIHNDRAAMVDISGKGDVAREATASGKIYLRPETLAAIREGTVVKGNVLATARVAATLAVKNTATIIPMCHPIPISSIAVDFTDHEGYIEATVVVKMTGRTGVEMEALTGVSVALLTVWDMVKSAEKDKDGQYPVTRIENIRVVEKKKGK; translated from the coding sequence ATGGTCGAGTTTACCCACATACACAATGATCGCGCAGCTATGGTGGATATCAGCGGCAAGGGGGACGTAGCCCGGGAGGCAACGGCCAGCGGGAAGATCTATCTCCGGCCCGAGACTCTCGCCGCCATCCGCGAGGGGACGGTCGTGAAGGGGAACGTGCTTGCAACTGCCCGCGTTGCCGCCACGCTTGCCGTGAAGAACACCGCAACTATCATCCCGATGTGCCACCCCATCCCGATCAGTTCGATCGCGGTGGATTTTACCGACCATGAGGGGTATATCGAGGCAACTGTTGTTGTAAAGATGACCGGCAGGACCGGGGTTGAGATGGAGGCTTTGACCGGTGTTTCGGTTGCTTTATTGACCGTGTGGGACATGGTCAAGTCCGCTGAGAAGGACAAGGACGGGCAGTATCCCGTGACCCGTATCGAGAATATCCGGGTTGTCGAGAAGAAGAAGGGGAAATGA
- a CDS encoding NAD(P)H-hydrate dehydratase gives MSGFLETGLITPARMRAVDRNAIALGVTELQLMESAGRALAEEVLTMNPGRVLVLCGKGNNGGDGMVAARHLQRGMETDVCYLDIGARSPACDHQVAALRHCRVGLHPFTSRDDLAQLFPLFDKADVIVDALLGTGITCGIREPFATCIAMANESHAKIVAADVPTPGIRVDWICAFHRAKMAGSMVADIGIPAEAECCTGPGDLTLLRPRNPGAHKGVGGNVLVIGGGPYQGAPFLAGLGALRAGADIVRIASPVFEPVPDLIFERLTGDRIGEEHTERLIALAEKADVVVCGNGIGTESHAVVRAVAPYCKKAVFDADALRLPLPVASGDTIYTPHAGEFTRITGITLPEDTFGRAMAVRGAGIPGTILLKGHTDIITDGNRVRFNCTGDPGMTVGGTGDVLAGIAGALLCQLPAFDAACIAAYVNGRAGQAVADERGRGLIASDIVDKIPAVLFRKG, from the coding sequence ATGAGTGGATTTTTAGAGACCGGGCTTATAACCCCTGCCCGGATGCGGGCCGTTGACCGGAATGCAATAGCGCTCGGTGTCACCGAGCTCCAGCTGATGGAGAGTGCAGGAAGGGCGCTTGCGGAGGAGGTCTTAACGATGAATCCGGGCCGGGTGCTTGTGCTCTGCGGGAAAGGCAATAACGGGGGCGATGGCATGGTGGCCGCCCGCCACCTCCAGCGCGGGATGGAAACGGATGTCTGCTACCTTGACATCGGTGCCCGGAGCCCGGCCTGCGATCACCAGGTTGCTGCCCTGCGCCACTGCCGCGTGGGGCTCCACCCGTTCACCAGCCGGGATGATCTCGCCCAGTTGTTCCCCCTCTTCGATAAAGCTGACGTCATTGTCGATGCCCTGCTTGGTACCGGCATCACCTGCGGTATCCGGGAGCCGTTTGCCACCTGTATCGCGATGGCCAACGAGTCGCATGCAAAGATTGTCGCCGCTGATGTGCCGACACCAGGTATACGCGTTGATTGGATCTGTGCTTTCCACCGTGCCAAGATGGCGGGATCCATGGTCGCTGATATCGGCATCCCGGCGGAAGCGGAATGCTGCACAGGGCCCGGGGACCTCACGCTCCTGCGCCCGCGGAACCCGGGAGCGCATAAGGGTGTTGGAGGTAACGTCCTGGTTATTGGGGGTGGGCCGTACCAGGGAGCCCCGTTCCTTGCCGGGCTGGGAGCTCTCCGGGCCGGGGCTGACATTGTCCGGATAGCATCCCCTGTTTTCGAACCGGTGCCGGACCTCATCTTCGAGCGGTTAACGGGAGACCGGATTGGGGAAGAGCATACGGAGCGGCTGATCGCGCTCGCAGAGAAGGCTGACGTGGTAGTCTGCGGGAACGGCATTGGCACGGAGAGCCATGCCGTAGTCCGGGCTGTTGCTCCGTACTGCAAAAAAGCGGTTTTCGATGCCGATGCCCTCCGGCTTCCCCTGCCTGTTGCCTCCGGGGATACAATCTATACCCCCCATGCCGGGGAGTTTACCCGGATCACCGGAATTACCCTCCCGGAGGATACCTTTGGGCGGGCCATGGCGGTGAGGGGTGCCGGTATACCCGGAACGATTCTCCTCAAGGGGCACACCGATATCATCACGGATGGAAACCGGGTGCGGTTCAACTGCACGGGAGATCCCGGGATGACGGTCGGGGGGACCGGGGATGTCCTTGCCGGTATTGCCGGTGCCCTGCTCTGCCAGCTCCCGGCCTTCGATGCAGCCTGCATTGCTGCGTATGTCAATGGCAGAGCCGGGCAGGCTGTGGCAGATGAGCGTGGCAGGGGGCTCATTGCTTCCGATATCGTTGATAAGATTCCCGCAGTACTATTCAGGAAAGGTTGA